In a single window of the Desulfovibrio mangrovi genome:
- the cbiE gene encoding precorrin-6y C5,15-methyltransferase (decarboxylating) subunit CbiE, with protein MPIQVVGLGMDSEALPELHAGIIDGAQVLVGGKRQLSLFEDHPASKVSITSPLESVFSEIAASEEAGRDVVVLADGDPLFYGIGARLVDEFGPDGVHFYPNVTSLQAAAALAKVPWQEVISVSLHGRDDYVPLYNALRGGSWVAVLTDDRNIPAAIAQRLLDRGAEWFSMWVFENLGSEEEYFDRYPLAKAATKSFSRLNLVLLERKGGPEAPLVMGTPDEAYEADKGLITKWPVRAAGLAALRLESDNVLWDLGAGSGSLGIEACALLPSGEVHAVERNGNRVGMIRENRKRFGALSLEVIHGTLPACLKDLPDPHRVFIGGGLGKDESLLDVVCPRLQDGGRLVIHCVLLGTLERCRHYLTKLGWVVDITMLQSSVTTPLAGDIRLEGLNPVFIIAAEKPGGV; from the coding sequence ATGCCCATTCAGGTAGTCGGATTGGGAATGGATTCCGAGGCATTGCCGGAACTGCATGCAGGCATCATTGATGGTGCTCAGGTGCTGGTAGGGGGAAAAAGGCAGCTGTCGCTGTTTGAGGATCATCCGGCAAGCAAGGTATCCATTACGTCTCCCTTGGAGTCCGTGTTTTCGGAAATAGCCGCCAGCGAAGAAGCCGGACGTGACGTCGTCGTGCTCGCGGACGGCGACCCCCTCTTTTATGGTATCGGGGCTCGCCTTGTGGATGAATTCGGGCCGGACGGCGTGCATTTCTATCCCAATGTTACTTCGCTGCAGGCGGCTGCTGCACTGGCAAAAGTGCCGTGGCAGGAGGTGATTTCCGTCTCCCTGCACGGGCGTGACGACTATGTTCCCCTCTACAATGCTCTCCGGGGCGGCAGCTGGGTTGCCGTGCTCACCGACGATAGGAATATTCCCGCCGCCATTGCCCAACGTCTGCTGGACAGGGGGGCTGAATGGTTCTCCATGTGGGTGTTCGAGAATCTTGGCAGCGAGGAAGAGTATTTTGACCGTTATCCGCTTGCCAAGGCGGCCACCAAGAGTTTTTCCCGCCTCAACCTTGTTCTGCTGGAGCGCAAGGGCGGGCCTGAAGCGCCGCTTGTCATGGGAACCCCGGACGAGGCCTATGAGGCAGACAAGGGGTTGATCACGAAATGGCCTGTGCGTGCAGCAGGTCTTGCGGCCTTGCGCCTTGAGTCTGATAACGTGCTTTGGGATCTCGGTGCCGGCAGCGGCTCGCTGGGCATAGAGGCCTGTGCGTTGCTACCCTCCGGCGAGGTGCATGCCGTTGAGCGCAACGGCAATCGCGTGGGTATGATCCGCGAGAACCGGAAGCGCTTCGGGGCCTTGTCGCTTGAGGTGATTCACGGCACACTGCCCGCCTGTCTCAAGGATTTGCCGGATCCTCATCGGGTGTTCATAGGCGGCGGGCTCGGCAAGGACGAATCACTTCTGGATGTCGTCTGCCCGCGTTTGCAGGACGGGGGGCGGCTGGTCATCCACTGCGTTCTGCTGGGAACTCTTGAACGTTGCCGCCATTATCTGACAAAGCTCGGCTGGGTTGTGGACATAACCATGCTGCAGTCTTCCGTCACAACTCCTCTTGCTGGTGATATCCGACTGGAAGGGCTGAATCCCGTGTTCATCATCGCGGCAGAGAAGCCCGGAGGTGTGTGA